Genomic window (Nicotiana sylvestris chromosome 7, ASM39365v2, whole genome shotgun sequence):
GTTAAGACTAAGGTCTATTTTCTTAACATGGTATTAAAGTCAAGACTCATCTCTATTCTTGGTTACCCAATGTTGGACCTCCATGTTATGTTGTGCACGCTCCAGGTGTCCTGGgtatgggggggggggttgttagACTGTCTCATATAGGTTGAGGGAATTACCTGTTGTCCTCTTATATGGTCTTCGGAAATCTTCGCCTAATGAGCTAGCTTTTAGAGTTAGAATTAAGCTCAAGGTCCATTTTCTTAACAATCTCTTTGCACTCATGCTGTTGTCCCAAGTCAAAATTGTTATCCCAGACATATGCCAAGAAGAATCTTTAGCTCATATCAAAGCAAAATTGCACATCTACTCTACATTACTATTCACTGGAATAAGTTTCTTCTACACCAAAGCTTCTCATGTGATCCACCAAAATATCCACCAaactaccaattgatttaatatgtCCCATTGATATGTCTTCAGCAGTAAAGCGAAAAACTTGACTGTTTATCTCAATCCAACTATAACCAGGATCCCTTTTAAGTCCATTGTCTTTCATCAGCTTCTGCACTCTCGCTGCCTGATCCCAGTATCCTAAACTAGCGTATAAATTTACCAGTTGCAAGTGGGTAGAGGTGGACCATGGTTCTAGCGCAAGCCTATTTTCTGCAGCCTCGATGCCCAACCAAAAGTTCCCGTGAAGCCTGCATGACAAAAGCAATGAACCCCAGATGACACCATTTGGTTGGATTGGCATCTTCTTGATAAACTCCCGAGCCTCTTCTAGTAACCGTGCTCGTCCGAGAAGGTCTATAATACATGAATAATGATTCAGCTCTGGCTTCACATGGTAATCAACCATTGAATTAAAGTAAAACATGCCTTCTTTAACAGAACCTGCATGGCGGCAAGAAGATAACACCCCAAGGAAAGTAATGGAATCAGGTCTCACTTTTTGTTTCTTCATTTCCTCAAAAAGTTCAATAGCTTGAATTGCATGTCCTTGCTGTCCATAACCACAAATCATCGAGTTCCATGATACCAAATCTTTGctcttcatattttcaaaaatgtgaaaAGCATCCTTTACTTCCCCGCACTTACAATACATTGATAAAAGGGCATTCAAAACGTGTATATAGGAATCAAAACCCAAATGAATTATTTGGCAGTGAACACTCCTGCCATGACCAAAACACCCACTACCCATACACGAACTCAGCAAGCTCGTAAACGTGAACTCATTAGGATTCAATGTCAAGCCCATCATACCCTTATACAATTTCAAGCACATATCAACCTCATTCTCTTGTGCAAAACCATTTATTATAGCACTCCAAGACACAACATTTCTCACAGGCATTTCGTCAAACACTTGGTAAGCATCCACCACTCCTCCAAAATTACTATAAAAGGTGATCAAAGAACTACCAACATAAACATTGGACAAAAACCCATTTACAATCACCAAGCAATGAACTTGAATCCCTACCCTAAAATCTCTCTTCGACGCACATAAACCCATAGCATTTGACACTAAACTCACCCCAATTTTAGACCCTTCTTTATGAAACTTAAAAAGCAATGAGATTGAATCTTCCATTGAATATGGAAAAGACAGTTCTTTATGCAATGCGTGTTTTGTACAATTTTGTTCAGAATCTGTTTGAAGAAAGTCCTCAATGAGGTTAAGATAGTTTTGGTGATTCTTGGTTACATTTGGCTTTGGAGCTATGATATCAAGGAATTTCTGGCCCTTGAATGGGCTCTTGGTTTTGGTAACCGTCTGTAAGGCAAGTGACAAGTTTTTACTCATACCATAACGAAAAAGGAGATTGCTCATTTCTCCACCAGTTTTAGGACGACGCAAAATTTTACGTACTTTTTTTAAGCATCAGCATATTCtccaacaaacaaaacaaagtaAGCACGAGATCATAAAAGCTGCCTTTTTATTTGAAGTGGCAGCATATTCTGTCTGTAAAGTTCAGTTTTTAATGACAAAACCCGAAGCTAGAACACTGACATATGTAACAATAGTTCTTGCGACAAAACATGATTAACGGTTATTTAGAATCAATAAATGTAAAATATGCACTTTCTTCGTTTCACTTTACGTAAAAATATTAAatagtttaagaaagaaagatatttaattttgtagtctaaaatatatattttgggtACTGTAGGCACATAAGAGAGGGAGAATCGAGGGGCTATGCGTAGGATAAATAGGGGTAAAGCGATCAAGCCAGACGAAATTTCTGCAGAATTCTGAAAGAGCGCAGGTAGGACGTGTTTGGAATGTCTCTCTGAGTTGTTTAACGTCATTTTAGAACGAAGAAGATGTCTGAAGGGTTGAGATGGAGTATAATGATTTTGTTGTACAAGAACAACGTGATATCTAAAATtgcaacaactataggggtatcaagctgCTAAGCCATATGATGGACGTTTGGGAGAGCGCGACAGAAGGGAGGGTGAGGAGGAGTGTGTCTATTTTCGAGAACCAGTTCGATGTTATGACGGGTCGATCGACTACAGAAGCCATGCATCTTGTAAGGAGATTAGTGGAGTAGTATAGGATAATGAAGAAGGACTTATATATGGTGTTCATTGACCTAGAAAAATCATATGATAAAGTCCCGAGAAAGGTTCTATGGAGATACTTGGAGTCTAAAGGTGTGCCTGTAGCCTACATTAGGGTAATTAAAGACatatatgatggagctaagacacGGGTAAGGACAACAAGAGGAGACTTAGAACACTTTTCGGTTGAGATGGGGTTGCATCAGGGATCAACCCTTAGCCCGTTTTTATTTTCCTTGGCGATGGACGCATTGACGCGTGACGCGTCACATTCAAGGGGAGGTACCATGGTATATGTTATTTGcagatgacatagttctgatgaACGAGACGTGAAGTGGTGTTAACGAGAGATTGGAGGTTTGAAGACAAACTCTGGAGTCTAAATGTTTTAAGTTGAGCAAGACCAAGGCCGAATACTCGGAGTGCAAGTTCAGAACGTTACCCAGGAAGTGGACATGGATGTGACGCTTGATACATAAGTCATCCTATAAGAGGAAATATCAAGTACCTTTTGTTAGTAATACAAGATGATGGAGATTGATGAGGATAACACATATCGTATCGAAgcagggtggatgaagtggaggctcgctTCTGGTGTCTTTTGTGATAATAGTATTGTTCCACTGGAACTTAAATGTAAGTTTTACAAAGTATTGGTATAACCAACTATGTTGTgtggggcagagtgttggccaaccaagaactcttatgtccagaagatgaaagtagttgAAATGAAGATATTAAGATGAATATATGGACATACCTGgttagataagattaggaataaagtTGTTTGGATAAGGTAGGAGTGGCCCCCTTGGAGGATAAGATGCGGGAGACAAGGATAAGATGGCTCTGGCATGTTTAAAGGAGAAGCACAAATGCTCCTGTTAGGTTGTGTGAGAGATTAGCTTTGGTGGGGTAGAGGTAGGCCGAAAAGTCTTGGGAAGAGATAATTAGGCGGGACATAGCGCAACTGGAGTTTACTGAGgatatgacccttgataggagggtgtggagtTGGGAATTAGTGTAGAAAGTTAGTAGATAGTCAAGCGTTTCTCTTTGTCTTCCTTAGTTCGATAACATTAGTGTCAATATGATATCTTTTCATTCTTAGACTGCTATTACTACCTATCGTTTAATTGCTATCTTGACTTCAGTCTTCATAATATCTTCTTGTTGTTACTACTTATTGCCActgcttcttttcattttttctttagcCGATGGTCTATctgaaacaacctctctgcccacCCAAGTAGGAATAAGACTGTGTACAtcttaccctccctagaccccacttgtaAAAATTTACTGggtttgttattattgttgttgttgttgttgttgttgttgttattgttgttgttgttattgttatagTCTAAAATATGTCATAAATATTCTTATTAAATAACTAATATTAATTTTGTCCTGTTGAACATTACCCTTTAATATTAATTTTAACATGTTGATTGTTGAATAGACCCTTGTGGATACAGgaaaatcaaaaaacaaaaaaaagaattatTTCCATACTAAATCCACTGTCACGACCCTCCCTAGTTCTCCCTTCGTGAAcctgtcgtgacgacacctaatctctacgactatGTAAGCCTAACTTTGCGGAAAAGGAACGAAAAACATAAAAGCTATCAACTAAGAGTAAATTTTAAACAAGGAAATGCGATGCCGCTCGGAATATACAATAATCACTTCCGAATAGTATATATaactctcccaaaacccggaatgtcATAAGTCAAGAGGTAAAGAAAAGACACAGTGCTCCTATACTCCAGAGTATAATACAAGAAGAAAATACAATCTTTAACTTGAGgaagagtagagagggactcatAGGTctacggacgcgacagatatacctcgaagtctctacagtcATCTCGCCTCACCGGTAATACAATTGATGTGAggtacctgtatctgcacacgaaaaacatatgcatgaaaggcatgagtacactacaatggtacccagtaagtaccaagcctaacctcggtcgagtagtgacgagatcaggtcagggccctactggtatatatatataataaaataattcaGTATGAAATATTGCAGTAAAGATAAATACTAAAATTTAATGAGAATGAAATCATAGAAAAACAACagctcagtacacagagataacaacaggggatctcccgagatatcatcccgtagtcccaaacgtaaatgtgtaggggatctcccgggataccgtgttatgccccgcagtattacgtcgatgttatgctctgcagtaatatattacgatgatgttgaaCCAAATATCTATGCCAGCTAGCTAATTTGCAGATGTGTTTGGTAGACGCAGAGGGTGGACGCATTCTCGTTCAGAATACAACAAAATCTTCTTTTGTTACTGAAGTGAAAGAGCGACAACACGAGGATCCTGAGCTTATAAAACTGAGGGAAAGTATTCCATAGTAGTGACAACCTTTATTTGAGCTAACTGGAGATGGAGTCCTTAGATACCAGGGCCACTTATGTGTACCGACAATCGGAGAGCTCCGCGCCAAGATTCTTCAGAGGCCCATTATTCTAGATATGCAGTTCACCctggagcgacaaagatgtatcgggACCTTCGACAGATCTATTGGTGGAATGGATGAAAAAAAATATCGCGGAGATGGGAGCACAATGTCCCAACTGCCAGCAAGTTAAAGCCGAACATTAGAGGCCTGGAAGCCTAACTCAGTATATTGAACTTCCATTATGGAAATGGGACATGATAAATATGGACTTCATCACTGGTTTGCCTTGCACTCCACGGAGGTATGATTCTATTTGGGTAattattgataggcttacaaaatcTGCTCATTTCCTGCCAGTTAGGACGACATATTCAACCGAGGATTATGCCAAGCTTTACATTCgagagattgtttgccttcacGGAGTACCATTATCTATTATCTCTGATCGAGGGGCTCAATTTACAACACATTTTTGGAAATCTTTTCAGAAGGGTCTAGgcacgcaggtaaatcttagcaccgCTTTTCATCCGTAAACTGATGGACAAGCAACGCGTACTATTCAGACAGTTGAGGATATGTTACGTGTCTGCGTGCTAGATTTTAAAGgaagttgggatgatcatctacctCTTATTGAGTTCGCTTATAATAATAACTTCCaagctagtattcagatggccccTTACGAAGCACTATACAGGCGGAAGTGTAGGTCACCGATAGGTTGGTTCGAGGTCGGGGAAGCAGAGTTGCTAGGGGGTAATTTAGTCCAGCAAGCAATAGAAAAGGTAAAACTTATTAGAGACCGGCTGCGTACAGCACAAAGTCGGCAGAAGTCTTATGCAGATCTTCGA
Coding sequences:
- the LOC104234994 gene encoding pentatricopeptide repeat-containing protein At2g37320, which translates into the protein MSNLLFRYGMSKNLSLALQTVTKTKSPFKGQKFLDIIAPKPNVTKNHQNYLNLIEDFLQTDSEQNCTKHALHKELSFPYSMEDSISLLFKFHKEGSKIGVSLVSNAMGLCASKRDFRVGIQVHCLVIVNGFLSNVYVGSSLITFYSNFGGVVDAYQVFDEMPVRNVVSWSAIINGFAQENEVDMCLKLYKGMMGLTLNPNEFTFTSLLSSCMGSGCFGHGRSVHCQIIHLGFDSYIHVLNALLSMYCKCGEVKDAFHIFENMKSKDLVSWNSMICGYGQQGHAIQAIELFEEMKKQKVRPDSITFLGVLSSCRHAGSVKEGMFYFNSMVDYHVKPELNHYSCIIDLLGRARLLEEAREFIKKMPIQPNGVIWGSLLLSCRLHGNFWLGIEAAENRLALEPWSTSTHLQLVNLYASLGYWDQAARVQKLMKDNGLKRDPGYSWIEINSQVFRFTAEDISMGHIKSIGSLVDILVDHMRSFGVEETYSSE